The Primulina eburnea isolate SZY01 chromosome 13, ASM2296580v1, whole genome shotgun sequence genome includes a region encoding these proteins:
- the LOC140810277 gene encoding uncharacterized protein, whose translation MLKLKGYMELKILIYSMIAPENLSSSGSKVLRQKNIKEALVGRWAYENGISFNALDNDSFKQLMEAVGQFGPGFKPPTQYQLKELFLKAKVERTKKLLKNHEEEWAKNGCSIMTDAWSDRKRRSILNLCVNCKEGTAFLESKESSDEAHTAGHIFEYVDKCVEQVGAHNVVQIVTDNATNNMVAAKLMKEKRPGIFWSSCATHTVNLMLESIGKLLVFKKIIDQAKSFTIFIYAHHKTFSLMRSVTKKRDIVLPGVTRFASNFLTLQSLIDKKSSLRVMFTSDMWENCKWSKKNKGKLAYSTVMSMSFWNGVTLCLKIFAPLVRVLRLVDGDRKPSMEFLYGELLRAKEDIKMALNNVESNYQPIIVILESKMKDILDTSLHTTAFLLNPYFYY comes from the coding sequence atgctGAAATTGAAGGGATATATGGAATTAAAAATCCTCATCTACTCGATGATTGCTCCAGAAAATTTAAGTTCAAGTGGGAGTAAAGTGCTTcgccaaaaaaatataaaagaagcTCTTGTTGGGAGATGGGCTTATGAAAATGGAATCTCATTCAATGCTCTTGATAATGATAGCTTCAAGCAACTAATGGAGGCAGTGGGTCAATTTGGACCAGGGTTCAAGCCTCCAACTCAATATCAACTTAAAGAGCTATTTTTGAAAGCTAAAGTTGAAAGAACAAAGAAACTGTTGAAGAATCACGAAGAAGAATGGGCAAAGAATGGGTGTTCGATTATGACAGATGCATGGAGTGATAGAAAAAGAAGAAGCATATTAAATCTGTGTGTTAATTGCAAGGAGGGTACTGCATTTTTAGAGTCTAAGGAGTCTTCAGACGAGGCACATACAGCTGGACATATTTTTGAGTATGTTGACAAGTGTGTTGAACAAGTAGGAGCTCATAATGTTGTTCAGATTGTAACAGACAATGCCACCAACAATATGGTTGCGGCTAAATTGATGAAAGAAAAGCGGCCAGGGATATTTTGGAGTTCATGTGCAACTCATACTGTTAATCTCATGCTTGAAAGTATTGGCAAGCTTCTCGTATTTAAAAAGATTATCGACCAAGCAAAGTCTTTTACAATTTTCATTTATGCTCACCATAAGACTTTTTCACTGATGAGAAGTGTTACGAAGAAAAGAGACATAGTCCTGCCAGGAGTTACCAGGTTTGCATCAAACTTCCTCACATTGCAAAGTTTGATTGATAAAAAATCTAGTTTAAGGGTCATGTTTACAAGTGATATGTGGGAGAACTGTAAATGGTCAAAGAAAAACAAAGGGAAATTGGCTTACTCTACTGTGATGAGCATGAGTTTTTGGAATGGTGTGACACTTTGTttgaaaatatttgctcctttgGTAAGAGTTCTTCGATTGGTTGACGGAGATAGAAAGCCATCCATGGAGTTTCTATATGGGGAGCTTCTTCGAGCTAAAGAAGATATCAAGATGGCCCTTAACAATGTCGAATCAAATTATCAACCTATAATAGTGATTCTTGAGTCAAAAATGAAGGATATACTTGATACATCATTGCATACCACAGCCTTTTTGTTGAATCCCTACTTCTACTACTGA